In one window of Candidatus Methanomethylicota archaeon DNA:
- a CDS encoding helix-turn-helix domain-containing protein, producing the protein MKIAWIIGSEAIKWNRPLVWLTLGVRGAGKSSFLEHLAEQHLEHGNCILDLFACRAGENLAWLRSKWVKEKNILLLTDENAIVEGPDGITVKPYSKLSLSDFNEYDIIINSSPLYRNLDAEYEACNHIIDMLWHRLHWNRIIFTICREASSLLYSRLKVVENQQAAKAFLIYWLRESRHVGCSLGLDSVRLTSLDIDVRSLADFIVFKAQGAGGLPRELWYIYRYLQPSFIQNMKPNEFVILSRKGHLGLGVFPYPTWHKEEGEDILSKLNIKVTFEEKPEEGVYRGKYKTIGDAEHAEIIEMYVEQGYSMAEIAEKIGRSTQTIFSHINRHTRDVQRLGYCPRCRRAGSKLQSTPAKPTVQAAENYEEL; encoded by the coding sequence TTGAAGATTGCCTGGATCATAGGCAGTGAAGCAATAAAGTGGAATAGGCCACTCGTATGGCTTACCTTGGGGGTGCGTGGAGCAGGGAAAAGCAGCTTCCTTGAGCATTTGGCAGAGCAGCATTTAGAACATGGAAACTGCATACTAGATTTATTTGCCTGCAGGGCTGGAGAAAATCTGGCTTGGCTGAGGAGTAAATGGGTGAAGGAGAAAAATATTCTGCTCCTCACAGATGAAAACGCCATTGTAGAGGGTCCCGACGGCATTACAGTTAAACCTTACAGTAAACTCTCACTTTCAGACTTCAATGAGTACGATATAATAATAAACAGCAGCCCCCTCTACAGGAATCTCGACGCAGAGTATGAGGCCTGCAACCATATAATCGATATGCTTTGGCATAGGCTCCATTGGAATCGCATAATATTCACAATTTGCCGTGAAGCTTCAAGCCTATTATACAGCAGGCTGAAGGTGGTGGAGAATCAGCAGGCTGCGAAAGCCTTCCTCATATATTGGCTACGGGAGTCGCGTCACGTGGGATGCAGCCTAGGCCTCGACAGCGTACGACTCACCAGCCTAGACATAGATGTACGCAGCCTCGCAGACTTCATAGTATTCAAAGCCCAGGGAGCTGGAGGGTTGCCCCGTGAATTATGGTATATCTATCGCTACCTGCAGCCAAGCTTCATTCAAAACATGAAGCCAAACGAATTTGTCATACTCTCAAGGAAGGGACATTTAGGCTTAGGCGTATTCCCATACCCCACCTGGCATAAGGAGGAGGGGGAAGACATACTTTCAAAACTAAACATAAAAGTCACTTTCGAAGAGAAACCTGAGGAGGGAGTTTATAGGGGGAAATATAAGACGATTGGGGATGCTGAGCATGCGGAAATAATTGAAATGTACGTTGAACAGGGATATAGCATGGCTGAAATTGCGGAGAAGATAGGCCGCAGCACCCAAACAATATTCAGCCACATAAACAGGCATACACGTGACGTGCAGCGACTTGGCTACTGCCCCCGATGTAGACGTGCAGGATCGAAGCTTCAATCCACACCAGCCAAACCCACAGTTCAAGCAGCCGAAAACTATGAGGAACTATGA